The following nucleotide sequence is from Streptomyces leeuwenhoekii.
CAGGGCTGGCCGGGAGAGGCCGTCCGTCAAGCCGGACGGCTGGCCTGCGGGGGTGCCGTTCCCCGAGCGTAGAGAGTGAGTTCCGCGTGTACGCGATCGTGCGCAGCGGTGGTCGTCAGCACAAGGTTGCTGTCGGCGACATCGTCGAGGTTGACAAGATTTCCACCGCCAAGGTCGGCGACACGGTCGAGCTCTCGACCCTGCTCGTTGTCGACGGCGACTCCGTGACCAGCGACCCGTGGGTGCTGGCCGGTATCAAGGTCCAGGCCGAGGTCGTGGACCACCACAAGGGCCAGAAGATCGACATTCTGCGCTACAAGAACAAGACCGGCTACCGTCGTCGTCAGGGCCACCGCCAGCAGTACACGGCGATCAAGGTCACTGAGATCCCCACGGCTGCGAAGTAAGGGACTGAGAACAGATGGCACACAAGAAGGGCGCATCGTCCACCCGGAACGGTCGCGACTCCAACGCCCAGCGGCTCGGCGTGAAGCGCTTCGGCGGTCAGGTCGTCAACGCGGGTGAGATCCTGGTCCGCCAGCGTGGCACGCACTTCCACCCGGGCTCCGGCGTCGGCCGTGGCGGCGACGACACGCTGTTCGCCCTGCAGGCCGGTTCGGTGCAGTTCGGCACCCACCGTGGCCGCAAGGTCGTGAACATCGTCCCGGTCGCCTGAATCGCCTGACGGGCGTTTCGACCGAGCGTTTCGAGAGGCGGACCTCACTTCCCGTACGGGAAGCGGGTCCGCC
It contains:
- the rplU gene encoding 50S ribosomal protein L21 codes for the protein MYAIVRSGGRQHKVAVGDIVEVDKISTAKVGDTVELSTLLVVDGDSVTSDPWVLAGIKVQAEVVDHHKGQKIDILRYKNKTGYRRRQGHRQQYTAIKVTEIPTAAK
- the rpmA gene encoding 50S ribosomal protein L27 — encoded protein: MAHKKGASSTRNGRDSNAQRLGVKRFGGQVVNAGEILVRQRGTHFHPGSGVGRGGDDTLFALQAGSVQFGTHRGRKVVNIVPVA